The sequence GGTCAACGCCAGGCAATGAACAAGGCGTTAAAGCCAGACTCATGCTGCGGATACGGCTTATTGCTTTTTCAACGACTTCCTTTACTTTCGGTAAACTAGCGCCCGTTTCTGCACAAGCTCCTGCAATTTTATGGACAAGAACCGTGCCAGCGATGCCACGCCGTTGTGCTGGATCAGCCACAGCTACATCATCGTTAACGACAACCATTTCTGTCTGAATACCTTGTGCCTCAGCCATTTCCATCGCCATCTCTGCATTCATTCGATCGCCGTTGTAATTTTTTATGACAAGAAGCACACCTTTTCCTTGGTTGGCTGCTTCAATCGCCGCTAAAAATTGATCAGCCCCTGGCGAAGTAAAGACTTCACCGCATACGGCAGCATCGAGCATCCCGTAACCAACATAACCTGCATGGGCAGGCTCATGGCCACTGCCCCCTCCGCTAATAACGCCGACTTTATCCGTTTTTGGCTGCTTACGGACAACCACATTGCTATTTGGAAGGCGTTTCAATTGACTCGTATGAACAGCAGTAAACCCATCTAGAAAATCGGACACTAACTGATTCGGATCGTTCAACAATTTTTTCATTTTTATATTCCCCTCTCCTTTATGAACAAATCGATGCTTATCATATAATTATTCGCATACATCTATATTCCCTGCCGCGCCAATCAGTAATCAAATGATCTGTGACAGTTTTTCTAATTACTTAATTTCGAAATGCCTTAAAGATCTCAGCGAACAATAATATCAACATTTGTTTCACATTTTTAAGAGTCGTTTAATTGTATAATCTGTATATAAGCAAAAACGATTAGGAAAGGATGATGACAACTGAGCAACTACGCGAATAAACAAGCTTTGATTGATGAAATAATGAAAAGAGCAACGTTATTCATGAATGAATTTGATGCTATTGATGATCTTGATAAAGATGTGTTCGTAAAAGAAGTTGACCGAACGCCAGCCCAGATGATTGCCTACCAATTAGGCTGGATCAATTTAATTCTCTCATGGGAACAAGATAATCAGGATGGAAAGTTTGTCATGACGCCAACAGAAGATTATAAATGGAATAATCTTGGTGGCCTTTATCAACGTTTTTACGACAAATACGCAGCGTGTTCCCTTGAAACATTGATTGACCTGTTTCAACAAGATGTTTATAAAATCATTCAATTAGTTGAGAGCTATAGCGACCAAGAATTATTTGAACCAGGTGGTAGACAATGGGCGACTTCTACGCCAGCCAATTGGCCCATTTGGAAATGGATTCATATCAATACAGTGGCTCCATTTAAAAGCTTTCGAACGAAAATTAGAAAGTGGAAAAAGATGAAAGGGCTAGGAACAAAGTAACCGAAATATCTAAAAATAGTTATTCAAAAAGTGTAGTTTTTTATGATTACTATTTGATTCAAGATTCGCTGTACCTATTTAAACATGTATTAATATTGAGACCTTAAAAACGGATTGGCTTAGGATAGACATCTATAAAAGTTAATCCGTTTTCATTTTGTGTGCTCATCTCCCATAAAAACACAGTGTTATGAATCATCTCCTATCGATCCCCTTTTAACTCCATTTAATAGTCATCCCCTCCTCCTCTACTTAATGGATTGCTGAACCTTTTCACTTCACCAACGCATACGCCACACCAATATAGTAAACCGATTAACTAATAACAAAAAAAATATTTTCACACATTTTTAAGGGTTGAATTCTTATTAAAAAAGTCATACAATCAATATTGTTAACCGGTTAATAAAATAAAGATAGGTGAATCAAATGAATAAAAAAGAACAAGCACTCGAAGCACTGGAACAAGTCATTAAAGAAAGAGAAGCCGCTGACAGAAGAAGGAAGGCAATGAAAGGCAGCCAGGAGGAAGCGATTGTTTCTGATTGGACACTGACTCAATTACACATTGTGGCGATTGTAAAAGAACAAGAACGAGCGAATAATACCATGCTCGCAGAACATTTAAACGTATCGAAACCAGCTATTACAAAAGCAGTAAAGAAATTATTGGATCAGCAAATCCTGGAGAAGACACAACTAGCAGATAACAAAAAAGAAGTTTATTACCGTCTAACGAAATCAGGAGAGATGCTCGCCTTTATCCATAGTCAATTGCATGAACAGGCAAGGAATCGCTATATGCGCATCTTTGCTGAATTTAATTCAACAGAATTAGAGACACTTATTCGTTTTTTACATGCTCTTGCAGAAAATATCAAGTCACATTAAAAATGGAAGAAGGAAACGAGGTATGTTACGGCAACAGGCTTATGGAAAAATGCTTATACTATCTTTGTTGAGCATTAGCAGTTTTTTCGCTTCCTTGAATCAAAATATTTATACACCGGTCATTCCCCTTATTCGAGATTCTTTTAACGTGTCGATACATTGGGTAAACTTCACAGTGAGCAGCTTCATTCTGACTATAGCGCTTGTACAAATCTGTTTAGGATCAGTGGTCGATCGAAAAAACCAAAAAAAAGTTATTAATACTAGGTGTTGTCTTAATGGGGATCTCGACGACCATTTGTGCGTTTACAGATGATTTTATGCTCTTTACAATTTGTAGGCTCATTCAAGCGGTTGGTGCTGGAATTATTCCACTGGTAACAATCACTATGATTTCACACGTATTTGAAGGGGAAGAAAGAGGAAACGCAATGGGTACTTATCAAATCGTACTGACTCTTGCCCCAGCGCTTTCTCCAGTACTCGGCGGATTAGTAGGAGAGTACTTTGGTTACGAAGGAATCTTTCTATTTCTTTCGGTTATTTGTGTTATATTGCTTTTGTCTATGATGTACGGACTTCCTGACAGCGGTTATAAAATAGAGTATTCACAAAAGCAAGACCGTTTTTTACAGACGTACCGTTCCGTTTTTTCTAATCGTGTTGTTTTTATGATGATGTTGATAAGCTTCTTTGTATTTTTTATATACTTTGCCATTCTCGTGTTTTTACCGCTATTACTTCGGGATCATTATCACGTTGATTTACAATATATCGGATTATTGTATTTACCTCTAACTGTAAGCATGATTTTAGGCAGTGTGCTCTTTAAAAAGTTACAAAGAAAAATAGCACTAGGTAAGCTGTATAGAGCCACTCTGTTTGTCATGCCAGCGTTGATTATCCTTTTTGGCATACTCCATACGAAAACGATTATCGGTTTAAGCACGTTGTTGTTTTTATATGGCGTCACTATCGGTTTTGCGCCCCCATTGTTTTCGACAATGATCAGTAATAAAATTTCAGAATATAGAGGTGCTGCCTTAGGCTTGTTTAATTTTATCCGTTATTCTGGCATGGCCATCGGTGGTATGTATACAGGATTAAGCCAAGTTCTACCGAGTACATTTATCTTTATTTCTTTAGGCATTTTGCTATTGATTGTTTCTTTTTGCCAGTACCCTCTTTTCATGAGAAAAGGTTTGTGACAGACTGAAGTCTCCTATTTTATTTTCAAGGTTAGAATCGTTGATTTCTTTTTTGTTAGGATAACTTCCCCCTGTATTTTCAAGTACAAGGGAAAGATTAATAGCTCATGCAAACAACCATTTCTTCAAATTATGATGAAGAATTGGTTGTTTATGGTTTGTGGGGCCCATCAAGAATTTTGTGTAAATGAATACCCTAGTCTATGCATATAAACCACTTTTATTATTTTCCTCGTTCAAACAAACACGCTAACTAAATCAGCTCTTGCTAAATCAAATTCAGGAATATAAAAGATTCTCCTCAAGTGATTTTGTTCCTCTTGGATAGACTTTTTTCCATATTGTCACGAAGTCATCAAGCGCGCTTTTTGACCCTCTTGTTTACTGATCGCACGATAGACTCACTTAAAGTCATTACAAACTTCTACCCTAAGACTAACCCTAAAAGATAAAATTTAATTCTTAACTCCGTCCAAACTAAAAGGCTAACTATTCACTTCTCCATAAACTTCATCCATCATTTCTTCCATAATATACGCCTTAAACTCGTCGTTCTCTAAAATCTTCATAAAGAACTCTTGATTGCTGCTCATGCGGTCAATAACGAAGTTCATAAAGGATTTTTCAAAGGCGAATTTGAAGTTTTCTTTTGTGTTGTTTTTTGCTTTTTGGCGAATGTCTTCGTCATTTAACATATCCTCTTTGACTTGCTCACGAGAAAGGAAATCTGTTTCTGTGAATTGCGTGCCAAAACGCTCATTTAACTTTTCTAACACGCTTGATAATCGAACCTTCTCATCCTCAGCTGCACCACCAGTACCATGCTTCTGTGGGTCAAGTTCAACGCCACCCGTTTTTTCCAGCTCGATGCTACCCTCGAATACCTTTTGATTGCGGTAGTATTCCAGTGCGATATCATCTGCTAAATACACATCCTTGTCACCAGAGCCACGGGGTAGTTTGCGCAACAAGTATGTTAAATAAATATATTGCTTGTGTAAACCTACATCGATGAACGTTACAACTTGTAGTACAAAACTATACGTACGAGTAAACTTTGTTGCAGCTTGTTTAAAATCAAGCTGTTCTTCTTCTGAAAGTTTTTTATATCGCTCGGCACCTTTGTCAAGAACCGCATTTAACTCTGTTTGCCCCTTAGTTGACTTCTTCACACCGCCTGCTACTTCAAGCTCATTAACTTTTTGTACCTCATCTTCTGTAAATACTTGATATGGCTCAATTTCAGCCTGCATATCATAAAGAATATTTGGGTCCGTAATTTCAGATAGGCTTGTTGATTCGTAATATGGTTGGAATGAAGCTTTCATATCCTCAGGGTCATTTACAAAATCGAGTACGAATGTGTCCTCTTTACCTGGGCAAGTACGGTTTAAACGAGACAGTGTTTGTACAGCTTTAATACCGCTTAATGGCTTGTCTACATACATTGTGTGCAACAGTGGTTCATCAAATCCAGTTTGATATTTCTCCGCAACAAGTAGCACTTTGTATTCATCAGAGTTAAATTTTTCAGGTAACTCCTTTTCAGAGAACTGATTCATTTCTGACTCGGTATAATTAATCTCACCATCTTTCACAGTACCAGAGAAAGCGACTACCGTTTTTAAATCATCGTAGCCCATTTCATTTATATACTTATCGAATGCCATTTTGTAACGTACTGCATGTAAACGACTCGCTGTTACAACCATTGCCTTTGCACGACCACCAATTTTGCGCTGAACGAAATTGCGATAATGCTCGATAATAATTTCTGTTTTTTGTGTGATGCTATGTGGATGAAGTGACACGTATTGTGCTAGCTTTTTCGTGGCTTGTTTTTTTGATACCTCCGGATCATCGTCTACTGTCTT is a genomic window of Shouchella clausii containing:
- the dhaK gene encoding dihydroxyacetone kinase subunit DhaK, with translation MKKLLNDPNQLVSDFLDGFTAVHTSQLKRLPNSNVVVRKQPKTDKVGVISGGGSGHEPAHAGYVGYGMLDAAVCGEVFTSPGADQFLAAIEAANQGKGVLLVIKNYNGDRMNAEMAMEMAEAQGIQTEMVVVNDDVAVADPAQRRGIAGTVLVHKIAGACAETGASLPKVKEVVEKAISRIRSMSLALTPCSLPGVDQPSFALAEDEMEVGIGIHGERGMYREKVAPSQEIAQLLVSKVAAELPGSDPLAVLINGMGSTPLVEQYSFARDVLAELDKQSYKIHSTYVGDYMTSLDMAGISLTLFVVDEELAPYLQAEARTVQWQS
- a CDS encoding ClbS/DfsB family four-helix bundle protein; this translates as MSNYANKQALIDEIMKRATLFMNEFDAIDDLDKDVFVKEVDRTPAQMIAYQLGWINLILSWEQDNQDGKFVMTPTEDYKWNNLGGLYQRFYDKYAACSLETLIDLFQQDVYKIIQLVESYSDQELFEPGGRQWATSTPANWPIWKWIHINTVAPFKSFRTKIRKWKKMKGLGTK
- a CDS encoding MarR family transcriptional regulator; its protein translation is MNKKEQALEALEQVIKEREAADRRRKAMKGSQEEAIVSDWTLTQLHIVAIVKEQERANNTMLAEHLNVSKPAITKAVKKLLDQQILEKTQLADNKKEVYYRLTKSGEMLAFIHSQLHEQARNRYMRIFAEFNSTELETLIRFLHALAENIKSH
- a CDS encoding MFS transporter gives rise to the protein MGISTTICAFTDDFMLFTICRLIQAVGAGIIPLVTITMISHVFEGEERGNAMGTYQIVLTLAPALSPVLGGLVGEYFGYEGIFLFLSVICVILLLSMMYGLPDSGYKIEYSQKQDRFLQTYRSVFSNRVVFMMMLISFFVFFIYFAILVFLPLLLRDHYHVDLQYIGLLYLPLTVSMILGSVLFKKLQRKIALGKLYRATLFVMPALIILFGILHTKTIIGLSTLLFLYGVTIGFAPPLFSTMISNKISEYRGAALGLFNFIRYSGMAIGGMYTGLSQVLPSTFIFISLGILLLIVSFCQYPLFMRKGL